TTGCAAAACCATCTCCTAACCATGACAACCCGCCTAATCGTTTTCCGCAGTCCCGGGTCCGACAAACTTTTCGCTCATATTACGAGAGGTGAGACCCCGGATATGAGTACGGCTCCGGTATGCGACGCGGTCGTTGTCTACGTGGCATTTGTTCCGACAGATGCGAGCGACGAAACTTCCGTCCGCCGTCTGGCCGAATCCGACCTCAAACGTCCCCATACTACAAGGATTGAGTGGTTTGAAAGCGGTGTGATTTGGAAGTTTTAAAATTTCAGAAACTTGGTTTATGTAAATTAAAAACCGCCGAGATGTTTATCCGGCGGTTTTATGAATATTCGTAAATACCCAACCATAAACTCAAATTTAGCGGGAACACAGGGCTTCTTCATTGACTTTTTAGGTGGTTTGTATATGATAATATAATATTAGAATATCATACAAACATTATGACAACTTTATCTACTCCGGTTCCTTCCCATATGGAGGAATTTATAAAAAAGCAGATCAAGGAAGGGAAAGCGGCAAACAAGGCCGATGTTGTTAGGCGCGCTCTGAAAATGCTTGAGGAAGAGGAAGCGGTGCAAGCTATATTAAAAGCCCATAGAGAACCAACTCTTAGGGGCGATTTGCGTGATCTCTCCAAAAAAATAAAATGATAAAAATCGGCTACAAACCGTCTTTTGTAAGACAGTTCAAACGGCTTGAATCAGACCTGCAGGAGGAGATTATAACAAAAATTGAATTGTTCAAAGATCGCGCCAACCATAAAATACTGAAGGTCCACAAATTAAAGGGCGCGCTCAAGGATTTCCACAGCTTTTCAGTAAACTATAAATTCAGAATCGTTTTTGAATTTGAAACAAAAAACGAGGCGGTTTTACTTTCTGTAGGGGATCACGATATTTACAAGTAGATGAAAACAGGGTTTTAACCTATCTCCAATCTCACTTCAGGCGGTTTTACCACTATACGCTTAACGCTAC
Above is a window of bacterium DNA encoding:
- a CDS encoding type II toxin-antitoxin system ParD family antitoxin yields the protein MTTLSTPVPSHMEEFIKKQIKEGKAANKADVVRRALKMLEEEEAVQAILKAHREPTLRGDLRDLSKKIK
- a CDS encoding type II toxin-antitoxin system RelE/ParE family toxin, which codes for MIKIGYKPSFVRQFKRLESDLQEEIITKIELFKDRANHKILKVHKLKGALKDFHSFSVNYKFRIVFEFETKNEAVLLSVGDHDIYK